The Plasmodium berghei ANKA genome assembly, chromosome: 12 genome contains a region encoding:
- a CDS encoding endonuclease III-like protein 1, putative → MKFHKNLKNIIIINLYFLGMDKSSKYFTPNRVKKIQIKYEHSSNSQHNNIKKNIVKNDNDILNHQCKTYFVNNVIKKEKYANIEEEEITHKINEANELNSIHKINQNNPSKYGRTKRKAIKSEKNDEIIKNLKNENDIKTKKKIFMLTYNKIKEMRKNINAPVDKYGCHMLSEQTDDLKIFRFQTLISCLLSSRTKDEVTAMVMDRLKKHGLNVENILKTPEEELKKLIFGVGFYNVKSKQIIKICQILKEKYNSDIPHNYEELIKLPGIGEKVSQLILQTALNKHEGIAVDIHVHRISNRLNWVYTKNELDTQIKLKSFVDKELWSELNHLLVGFGQVICKGKKPLCGKCTLTDYCQYYNDNFVKKKKKKDHSE, encoded by the coding sequence atgaaatttcacaaaaatcttaaaaacattatcatcattaacttatattttcttgGAATGGACAAATCGTCAAAATACTTCACCCCAAATAGAGTAAAGAagatacaaataaaatatgaacacTCATCAAATAGCcaacataataatataaaaaaaaacattgtaaaaaatgacAATGATATACTAAATCATCAAtgtaaaacatattttgtGAACAatgtaattaaaaaagagaaatatGCCAATATAGAAGAAGAGGAAATAacacataaaataaatgaagcAAATGAATTGAATTCCATTCATAAAATCAACCAAAATAACCCATCAAAATATGGTAGAACAAAAAGGAAAGCAataaaaagtgaaaaaaatgatgaaataattaaaaacttaaaaaatgaaaatgatataaaaacgaaaaaaaaaatattcatgcTAAcatacaataaaataaaagaaatgagaaaaaatataaatgctCCAGTTGATAAATATGGATGTCATATGCTAAGCGAACAAACTgatgatttaaaaatttttagaTTTCAAACTTTAATTTCGTGTTTATTATCATCTCGAACAAAAGATGAGGTAACAGCTATGGTAATGGAtagattaaaaaaacatggaCTAAATGTTGAAAACATATTAAAGACCCCTGaagaagaattaaaaaaattgatatttGGAGTAGGATTTTATAACGTTAAAtcaaaacaaattattaaaatttgccaaattttaaaagaaaaatataactcGGATATACCACATAATTATGaagaattaataaaacTACCAGGTATTGGGGAAAAAGTTTCACAACTTATTTTACAAACAGCTTTAAATAAACATGAAGGTATAGCTGTTGATATACACGTGCATAGAATATCTAATCGTTTAAATTGGGTTTATACGAAAAATGAATTGGAtacacaaataaaattaaaaagttttGTGGATAAAGAACTATGGTCAGAACTAAATCATTTATTAGTTGGCTTTGGGCAAGTAATTTGCAAAGGAAAAAAACCATTGTGTGGAAAATGTACACTTACAGATTATTGCCAATATTACAATGATAACTTTGtcaagaaaaaaaaaaaaaaagatcaCAGTGAATAG
- a CDS encoding enoyl-acyl carrier reductase, whose translation MYKKLIVFLTILIFNYLKITCFTNNGYEKKTFSSLRMNKENYWKNKILRKKKNENNLRINVESNQNDKIDNIKNKNENENEICFIAGVGDSNGYGWGIAKELSKRNVKVIFGVWPPVYNIFIKNLESGKFDKDMIINNDNSKRMQILDVLPLDAGFDNYDDIDEDTKNNKRYNNLKNYSIEEVANLIYNKYGKISMLVHSLANGREVQKSLLDTSRDGYLDAISKSSYSLISLCKHFCKFMNSGGSVVSLTYQASQKVVPGYGGGMSSAKAALESDTRVLAYYLGRKYNIRINTISAGPLKSRAATAINKFNNNQKNNMNSSGETDKQNYSFIDYAIDYSEKYAPLKKKLLSTDVGSVASFLLSKESSAVTGQTIYVDNGLNIMFGPDDLFQSSDS comes from the coding sequence atgtataaaaagCTAATAGTTTTCTTAACTATCTTAATATTTAACTATTTGAAGATAACATGTTTCACTAACAATGGATatgagaaaaaaacattCTCGTCCTTACGAAtgaataaagaaaattattggaaaaataaaattttaagaaaaaagaaaaatgaaaataatttaagaATAAATGTTGAAAGCAatcaaaatgataaaatcgataatataaaaaataaaaatgaaaatgaaaatgaaatttgttttattgcAGGGGTAGGAGATTCAAATGGGTATGGTTGGGGTATAGCCAAAGAGCTTAGTAAAAGAAATGTAAAAGTAATTTTTGGAGTATGGCCCCCTGTttataacatatttataaaaaatttagaatCTGGAAAATTCGACAAAGATATgataattaataatgataattcCAAACGAATGCAAATACTCGATGTTTTACCACTTGATGCTGGATTTGATAATTATGATGATATAGATGAagatacaaaaaataataagagatataataatttaaaaaattatagtaTTGAAGAAGTAgctaatttaatttataataaatatggaaaaatatCAATGCTTGTGCATTCATTAGCTAATGGAAGAGAAGTACAAAAAAGTTTATTAGACACAAGTCGAGATGGATATTTAGATGCTATTAGTAAAAGTTCTTATTCTTTAATATCTTTATGTAAacatttttgtaaatttatgAATTCAGGAGGAAGTGTTGTTTCATTAACATATCAAGCTAGCCAAAAAGTTGTACCTGGATATGGTGGTGGTATGTCAAGTGCAAAAGCTGCATTAGAATCTGATACAAGAGTGTTAGCTTATTATTTAGgtagaaaatataacataaGAATTAATACTATTAGTGCAGGACCACTTAAATCTCGAGCAGCTACTgctattaataaatttaataataatcaaaaaaataatatgaacaGTTCAGGTGAAACtgataaacaaaattacTCATTTATTGATTATGCAATTGATTATTCAGAAAAATATGCAcccttaaaaaaaaaattactatCTACTGATGTTGGATCTGTTGCttcatttcttttatcAAAAGAAAGTAGTGCAGTTACTGGTCAAACAATATATGTGGATAACGGATTGAATATTATGTTTGGGCCTGATGATTTATTTCAATCTTCGGACTCATAA